Proteins from a single region of Flavobacterium sp. YJ01:
- a CDS encoding O-methyltransferase — MHFISQELEDYIEQHSENEPELLAKLNKETYQKILLPRMLSGHFQGRVLSMLSKLIRPVNILEIGTYTGYAALCLCEGMQENGQLHTIDIKEELVDFQRKYFDASPWGKQIFQHLGEAVNIIPDLDVKFDLVFIDADKENYLNYWEMIVPKMNKGGIILSDNVLWSGKILEPVHPNDVSTKVLLEYNQLLKDDPRVETVLLPIRDGLTVSRVL, encoded by the coding sequence ATGCATTTTATATCACAAGAATTAGAAGATTACATCGAACAGCATTCGGAAAATGAACCAGAATTGTTGGCTAAACTCAATAAAGAAACCTACCAAAAAATACTTTTACCAAGAATGTTAAGCGGCCATTTCCAAGGTCGTGTTTTAAGTATGTTATCTAAATTGATTCGTCCTGTAAATATTCTAGAAATTGGTACTTACACAGGTTACGCAGCATTGTGTTTATGTGAAGGAATGCAGGAAAACGGGCAATTGCACACAATTGACATCAAAGAAGAATTAGTTGATTTCCAAAGAAAATATTTTGATGCATCGCCTTGGGGAAAACAAATTTTTCAGCATTTGGGTGAAGCTGTAAATATCATTCCAGATTTAGACGTAAAATTTGATTTGGTTTTTATTGATGCGGATAAAGAAAACTACCTCAATTATTGGGAAATGATTGTTCCAAAAATGAATAAAGGCGGAATTATTTTATCGGATAATGTTTTATGGAGCGGAAAAATTTTAGAGCCAGTTCATCCAAATGATGTTAGCACAAAAGTACTTTTAGAATACAATCAGCTTTTAAAAGATGATCCAAGAGTCGAAACTGTTCTTCTGCCAATTCGTGATGGATTGACGGTTAGTAGAGTTCTTTAA
- a CDS encoding phosphatase PAP2 family protein translates to MLETIKELDKNLLIYLNGLGSETYDKLWLIITQQLYWTPFFLLLFYLIYKKIGGKQTLYLLLFIAVLIAFTDQTCNLFKHTFQRLRPCNDPEVNTIIRVVDSRKSFSFFSGHAANTMAVATFLFWVLRRYFKYIGFLFLWPLIFAYSRIYLGLHFPGDILAGYFFGALFGSLIYLVYRKLKPQYFPG, encoded by the coding sequence ATGCTTGAAACAATAAAGGAATTAGATAAAAATCTCTTAATATATCTTAACGGATTAGGTTCTGAAACTTATGATAAACTTTGGCTGATTATTACTCAGCAGTTGTATTGGACACCATTTTTTCTATTGCTTTTTTATCTTATTTATAAAAAAATAGGAGGTAAGCAGACTCTGTATTTATTGCTTTTTATAGCAGTTCTGATTGCTTTTACAGATCAGACTTGTAATTTATTTAAACATACTTTTCAGCGTTTACGACCTTGTAATGATCCAGAAGTAAATACAATTATCAGAGTTGTGGATTCTAGAAAATCGTTTAGTTTTTTCTCTGGACACGCTGCAAATACAATGGCAGTTGCAACTTTCTTATTTTGGGTTTTAAGACGTTATTTTAAATATATTGGCTTCTTGTTTTTATGGCCTTTAATATTTGCTTACAGCCGAATTTATTTAGGTTTGCATTTTCCAGGAGATATTCTTGCTGGATATTTCTTTGGAGCACTTTTCGGATCGCTTATTTATTTAGTGTACAGAAAATTGAAACCGCAATATTTTCCGGGATAG
- a CDS encoding twin-arginine translocase TatA/TatE family subunit: MFGIGGGELVFILFIVLMLFGSDKVPEIARTMGKAMAQLKNATNDIKSEIQKGAEANGLDSKSLTDITGNINAEINNAKSNLLGDTGNLLGDTTNEIEKVKEDIDTLSGPIKRQR; encoded by the coding sequence ATGTTTGGTATAGGAGGAGGAGAATTAGTTTTTATACTGTTTATAGTACTAATGCTTTTTGGTTCAGATAAAGTTCCAGAAATTGCTCGTACAATGGGAAAAGCTATGGCTCAGTTAAAAAATGCAACTAATGATATTAAAAGTGAAATTCAAAAAGGAGCTGAGGCCAACGGTCTCGATTCTAAATCTTTGACTGATATCACAGGAAATATTAATGCAGAAATTAATAATGCAAAATCTAATTTACTCGGAGATACAGGAAATCTTTTAGGAGATACAACCAATGAAATCGAAAAAGTAAAAGAAGATATTGATACACTTTCTGGACCTATTAAACGCCAAAGATAA
- a CDS encoding YceI family protein yields the protein MKTNTLKFLAVVTAFLGITTIATAQKSYALDKSTFSVAGTSTLHDWEMKSASGTGTASLNIANGKLTDIEALTINLPAETVKSEKKSMDKVAYETLKTDKNKNIKYVLKSAEKVNETTWELTGTYTIAGVSKVYKTTVKTAVTKDGLNLQGSNKITFTDFGMKSPTAMLGTIKTGQDLTIKFNLNFNL from the coding sequence ATGAAAACAAATACCTTAAAATTTTTAGCCGTTGTTACTGCATTTTTAGGAATTACAACAATTGCTACAGCACAAAAATCTTACGCTTTAGACAAATCTACTTTCTCAGTCGCTGGAACCTCAACACTTCATGACTGGGAAATGAAGTCGGCTTCTGGAACTGGAACTGCTTCACTTAATATCGCTAACGGAAAACTAACAGATATCGAAGCATTAACAATAAATCTTCCTGCTGAAACTGTAAAAAGCGAGAAAAAGAGCATGGATAAAGTAGCTTATGAAACTTTAAAAACTGATAAAAACAAAAATATCAAATACGTTCTAAAATCTGCTGAAAAAGTAAACGAAACAACTTGGGAACTTACAGGAACTTATACCATTGCTGGAGTTAGCAAAGTATACAAAACGACTGTAAAAACAGCTGTTACAAAAGATGGTTTAAATCTGCAAGGATCAAACAAAATCACTTTTACAGATTTCGGAATGAAATCGCCAACTGCAATGCTTGGCACCATTAAAACAGGACAAGACCTAACCATAAAATTTAATTTAAACTTTAATTTATAA
- a CDS encoding YceI family protein yields MKTIKSILLTVIFTTASLQINAQRTYNVTANSTFEVAGTSTVHDWVMKSTEGTGTANLTIKDSKLVGINSLNISLLAESLKSYKTSMDKVAYEALDTENHQTIEYTLKSAVKADETTWNLTGVYTIAGVSKEFVTQVRITFSNGTLTLQGSNQITFGDFEMTPPKAALGVVKAGKDLTVIFNIILS; encoded by the coding sequence ATGAAAACAATTAAATCAATCCTATTAACGGTAATCTTTACAACCGCTTCATTACAAATAAATGCACAAAGAACTTACAATGTAACTGCAAATTCGACATTTGAAGTTGCAGGAACTTCTACCGTACACGATTGGGTAATGAAATCTACAGAAGGAACCGGAACAGCCAACTTAACCATCAAAGATTCTAAGCTGGTAGGAATTAACAGCTTAAACATATCATTATTAGCCGAAAGTTTAAAAAGCTACAAAACCAGTATGGATAAAGTAGCGTATGAAGCTCTTGACACTGAAAATCATCAAACTATTGAATACACTTTAAAATCAGCAGTAAAAGCAGACGAAACAACTTGGAACTTAACTGGAGTTTATACTATTGCTGGCGTAAGTAAAGAATTTGTAACTCAAGTAAGAATAACATTCTCTAATGGAACTTTGACTTTACAGGGTTCTAACCAAATCACGTTTGGCGATTTTGAAATGACTCCTCCAAAAGCGGCACTTGGAGTTGTAAAAGCGGGCAAAGATTTAACAGTGATTTTCAATATCATTTTAAGCTAA